One stretch of Hymenobacter chitinivorans DSM 11115 DNA includes these proteins:
- a CDS encoding succinylglutamate desuccinylase/aspartoacylase family protein, which translates to MLEAPFVDPPENMLINGLTIRPGEQVLTRLVISRLPSGTVIDVPVHVYRSEKPGPTVLLMAGMHGDEVNGIETIRRLIRRDLLHPLRGSIIAIPILNIYGFLNFSREVPDGKDVNRSFPGHPRGSLASRVAHRFMREIMPLVDCGIDFHTGGAARSNFPQVRCQLGSPDGDALAQAFGAPFTLHSSLRPGSLREAAFKQGKSIIVYEAGESLRLDEAGIDTAIAGTFRVLHHLGMVPEAAPPAQPTIVCLRHTWLRAKFAGLFRSHVQNGQYLEKGQTYGSVADPYGEQAVRLESPVAGYIIGLNHMPVVNQGDALLHVGLVDEAEAARLARNPPFNEKPGSPEELEEIEIE; encoded by the coding sequence GTGCTGGAAGCCCCGTTTGTTGACCCCCCCGAGAATATGCTCATCAACGGCCTTACCATCCGGCCGGGCGAACAGGTCCTGACGCGGCTCGTTATTTCGCGCCTGCCCTCGGGCACCGTCATCGACGTGCCGGTGCACGTGTACCGCTCCGAAAAGCCCGGCCCCACGGTGCTGCTCATGGCCGGTATGCACGGCGACGAGGTGAATGGCATCGAAACCATCCGCCGCCTGATCCGGCGCGACCTGCTGCACCCGCTGCGGGGCTCCATCATTGCCATTCCCATCCTGAACATCTACGGGTTTTTGAACTTCAGTCGGGAAGTACCCGATGGCAAAGACGTAAACCGCAGTTTTCCCGGCCACCCGCGGGGTTCCTTGGCCAGCCGCGTGGCCCACCGCTTCATGCGCGAAATCATGCCCCTGGTCGACTGCGGCATTGATTTTCACACCGGCGGGGCGGCCCGCAGCAACTTCCCGCAGGTGCGCTGCCAGCTCGGCTCCCCCGACGGCGACGCCCTGGCCCAGGCCTTTGGGGCGCCCTTTACGCTGCACTCGTCGCTACGGCCGGGCTCGTTGCGGGAAGCCGCCTTCAAGCAGGGCAAGTCCATTATCGTGTACGAGGCCGGGGAGTCGCTGCGGCTCGATGAGGCTGGCATCGATACGGCCATTGCTGGCACGTTTCGGGTGCTGCACCACCTGGGCATGGTGCCCGAGGCCGCCCCGCCGGCCCAACCCACTATCGTGTGCTTGCGCCACACCTGGCTGCGGGCCAAGTTTGCAGGCCTGTTTCGGAGCCACGTGCAAAACGGGCAGTACCTGGAAAAAGGCCAGACTTACGGCAGCGTGGCCGACCCTTACGGCGAGCAGGCCGTGCGGCTGGAGTCGCCGGTGGCGGGCTATATTATCGGGCTCAACCACATGCCGGTCGTCAACCAGGGCGACGCGCTGCTGCACGTGGGGCTGGTTGACGAGGCCGAGGCCGCCCGGCTGGCCCGCAACCCGCCCTTCAACGAGAAGCCCGGCAGCCCCGAGGAATTGGAAGAAATAGAAATCGAATAA
- a CDS encoding GNAT family N-acetyltransferase: MSSVSNLPRTTRLQLRPFQAADLPAFAAYRADPTVARFQSWEPYTAAQAEAFVASQAGAVIPAPPGTWVQIAIARADTDELLGDCALCLQADDPRQAEIGITLAPVHQGQGYATEALRALLGYCFRELHLHRVMAVTDCLNQGSVALLARAGMRQEAHFRQHVWFKGGWGDEYVYALLGSEWQQNQG; this comes from the coding sequence ATGAGTTCAGTTTCCAATTTGCCGCGTACGACCCGCCTGCAGCTGCGCCCGTTTCAGGCCGCCGACCTGCCCGCCTTTGCCGCCTACCGCGCCGACCCCACCGTGGCCCGCTTCCAAAGCTGGGAACCCTACACCGCCGCCCAGGCCGAGGCTTTCGTGGCCAGTCAGGCCGGGGCAGTCATTCCGGCCCCGCCCGGCACCTGGGTCCAGATTGCCATTGCCCGCGCCGACACCGACGAGCTGCTGGGCGACTGTGCCCTCTGCCTGCAGGCCGATGACCCCCGGCAGGCCGAAATCGGAATTACGCTGGCCCCGGTCCACCAGGGACAGGGCTACGCCACTGAAGCGCTACGGGCCCTGCTCGGCTACTGCTTTCGGGAGCTGCACCTGCACCGGGTGATGGCCGTAACCGACTGCCTCAACCAGGGCTCGGTGGCGCTGCTGGCCCGGGCAGGCATGCGGCAGGAAGCGCATTTTCGGCAGCACGTCTGGTTTAAAGGCGGCTGGGGCGACGAATACGTGTATGCCCTGCTGGGGTCGGAGTGGCAGCAAAACCAGGGATAA
- a CDS encoding OmpH family outer membrane protein encodes MNNPLRLIIDAVLVVAVIVLFYLHFSSKPAAAPAAAPAAAAVTTPTADQDDDDTTATAAATTVVPVADTDKVAYVESGKLLEGYKGMQDARRSFEAKARGWERQNQALVTGFQNAVQQYQKQAESLTPEQRAATEQKLQAQQQQAGLAQEKLQRQAQEEEAKMTQQVLGRINKQIEQYGKANGYKLILIAAPSGTIAYGRKDIDITAAVLKHLNQEYSGKK; translated from the coding sequence ATGAACAATCCCCTGCGCCTGATAATCGACGCCGTGCTGGTAGTGGCCGTAATCGTGCTATTCTACCTGCACTTCTCCTCCAAGCCCGCTGCGGCTCCCGCCGCTGCTCCGGCCGCCGCGGCCGTTACGACCCCCACCGCCGACCAAGACGATGACGACACCACCGCTACGGCCGCCGCTACCACGGTAGTACCCGTGGCCGATACTGATAAAGTAGCCTACGTGGAATCGGGTAAGCTACTGGAAGGCTACAAGGGCATGCAGGACGCCCGCCGCAGCTTCGAGGCCAAGGCCCGCGGTTGGGAGCGGCAAAACCAAGCCCTGGTAACCGGCTTCCAGAATGCCGTGCAGCAGTACCAGAAGCAGGCCGAGAGCCTCACGCCCGAGCAGCGCGCCGCCACTGAGCAGAAGCTCCAGGCCCAGCAGCAGCAGGCCGGCCTAGCCCAGGAAAAGCTGCAGCGCCAGGCCCAGGAAGAAGAAGCCAAGATGACCCAGCAGGTGCTGGGCCGCATCAACAAGCAGATTGAGCAGTACGGCAAAGCCAACGGCTACAAACTGATCCTGATTGCCGCGCCCAGCGGCACCATTGCCTACGGCCGCAAGGACATCGACATTACCGCCGCCGTGCTCAAGCACCTGAACCAGGAGTACAGCGGCAAAAAATAG